The sequence below is a genomic window from Haemophilus pittmaniae.
ATCTATGAAGGCCCTTATAAAGATGCACCTAATCCACATGCTTGGATGTCTCCATCTAATGCATTGATTTATATCGAAAATATTAAAAATGCATTAGTTAAATACGATCCGCAAAATGCTGATACTTATCAAAAAAATGCGGCAGCGTATGCAGAAAAAATCAAACAACTCGATAAACCTTTACGTGAAAAACTCTCACAAATTCCCGCTGATCAACGTTGGTTAGTCACCAGTGAAGGCGCCTTTAGCTATTTAGCGAAAGATTACGATCTCAAAGAAGGCTATTTATGGCCAATTAACGCGGAACAACAAGGTACGCCTCAACAAGTACGTAAACTTATCGATTTAGTGAAAAAAAATCACATTCCAGTGGTATTTAGTGAAAGCACAGTGTCCGCCAAACCGGCTCAACAGGTAGCAAAAGAAAGTGGTGCCAAATACGGCGGCGTGCTTTATGTAGATTCCCTTTCTGCAGCTGATGGCCCTGTACCGACTTATATCGATTTGCTTAATGTCACTGTCTCCACCATTGTGAAAGGATTTGAAAAATAATGACCGCAATTTCCGCTTCGATTTCCGTTAATGATGTAACCGTGCGTTACAACAACGGGCACACTGCAATCTATGATGTTTCCTTCAAATTAGAGGGAGGAACAATCTGTGCTCTTGTCGGCGTAAATGGAAGCGGAAAATCAACGTTATTTAAAAGCATCATGGGCTTAATCAAACCACAGCAAGGCAATATTGCACTTTGTGGTTTGCCAATTAATCGAGCGTTAAAACAAAATTTTGTCTCCTATGTGCCGCAAGCGGAAGAAGTCGATTGGCAATTTCCAGTCTCTGTTTATGATGTTGTCATGATGGGCCGCTACGGCTACATGAATTTTCTGCGTATACCAAAGACAGAAGATAAACAAAAAGTGCTTGAAGCGATGCAACGAGTAAATATCGAGCATTTAGCTGAACGACAAATTGGTGAGCTTTCTGGTGGACAGAAAAAACGCGTATTTTTAGCCCGAGCGTTGGCACAACAAAGTAAGATTATCCTATTGGATGAACCCTTCACCGGTGTCGATGTACAAACCGAAAATGCTATTGTAGAACTGCTTCGCCAACTACGTGCCGAAGGGCATTTAATTTTAGTATCCACCCATAATTTAGGTTCTGTACCAGACTTTTGCGATCAAGTGGTAATGATTAATCGCACGGTGATTGCAGCCGGTCAAACCGCCGCGACTTTCAATCAACATAACTTGGAAAAAGTCTTTGGTGGTGTCCTACGACATATCAAATTATTGGGTGAAGAGCTGCATAATGATGAAGATAAACGCGCAGTAACCGTGTTAACTGACGATGAACGAGCGGTCGTCTTTTATGGTGAAACCAAAAATGATCCGCCGGCCGCCACCGTAAAGACCTGCCATTTTCCATCACAGGATAAGGAATAGGACATGCTGGAATACTTGCTTGAGCCCTTTTCCTATGAATATATGCAAAAGGCCATGTGGCTCAGTGCTGCGGTTGGTGGCATTTGCGCCTTTCTTTCTGCTTATTTAATGTTGAAGGGTTGGTCATTAATTGGTGATGCGCTTTCCCATTCAGTAGTGCCTGGTGTTGCCATTGCCTACGCCTTTTCCCTGCCCTATGCTTTAGGGGCTTTTTTTGCCGGCATTTTGGCCGCTCTTTCCATTTTATGGATCAAATCTATTTCCAAACTCAAAGAAGATGCCGTTATTGGCTTTATTTTCAGCACATTCTTTGCCTTGGGATTACTGATTATTTCCCTTAATCCAACTTCAATAA
It includes:
- a CDS encoding metal ABC transporter substrate-binding protein, whose protein sequence is MKYLLKNLSIVVLGLAALQAEAKFKVVTTFTIIQDIAQNVAGDAATVESITKPGAEIHEYEPTPKDIVKAQSADLILWNGLNLERWFERFFQNIKDKPAFVVTEGITPLSIYEGPYKDAPNPHAWMSPSNALIYIENIKNALVKYDPQNADTYQKNAAAYAEKIKQLDKPLREKLSQIPADQRWLVTSEGAFSYLAKDYDLKEGYLWPINAEQQGTPQQVRKLIDLVKKNHIPVVFSESTVSAKPAQQVAKESGAKYGGVLYVDSLSAADGPVPTYIDLLNVTVSTIVKGFEK
- a CDS encoding ATP-binding cassette domain-containing protein yields the protein MTAISASISVNDVTVRYNNGHTAIYDVSFKLEGGTICALVGVNGSGKSTLFKSIMGLIKPQQGNIALCGLPINRALKQNFVSYVPQAEEVDWQFPVSVYDVVMMGRYGYMNFLRIPKTEDKQKVLEAMQRVNIEHLAERQIGELSGGQKKRVFLARALAQQSKIILLDEPFTGVDVQTENAIVELLRQLRAEGHLILVSTHNLGSVPDFCDQVVMINRTVIAAGQTAATFNQHNLEKVFGGVLRHIKLLGEELHNDEDKRAVTVLTDDERAVVFYGETKNDPPAATVKTCHFPSQDKE